A region of Bacillus rossius redtenbacheri isolate Brsri chromosome 2, Brsri_v3, whole genome shotgun sequence DNA encodes the following proteins:
- the LOC134529010 gene encoding uncharacterized protein LOC134529010, protein MCGTMWRSVLILTIWLPATLIDSARGDVESASLPLEHRAVYGPPPPGALAGGGLGGGDDPWPLAAPDMPQIKHLQVQCEKTHMRVNIEFDRPFYGMIFSKGFYSDPHCVHLKPGTGHLSTTFEIFLNSCGMSSSANHNVDGYGGSPTPSGSYVENTIIIQYDPYVQEVWDQARKLRCTWYDFYEKAVTFRPFQVDMLHAVTANFLGDNLQCWMQIQVGKGPWASEVSGIVKIGQTMTMVLAIKDDESKFDMLVRNCVAHDGKRAPIQLVDQYGCVVRPKIMSKFQKIKHFGPSASVVSYAYFQAFKFPDSMNVHFQCVIQVCRHRCPNPKCGGLSGEYGIPALGGPHGNGLSGEYGPPPPPTGGNSLHSEYGPPSLSEYGLPAFPDPRHPTGPSGAYSENKADVVPPPSSQAQQSSSTSNPPNSSSAPPPAQAQSTHQNGALGSSSNNIHLPPPPLPGQQAAYTTVKRKGGVIDEIEGNLATLGGRPRSVEVEFHGARRRRSAPMVVVTKVYKREAQEMTDVNTSRIIQVVAPGDVNFALNGAASNETLVIQSASASPDSGSVCMSVPSFVGGLVMLLLVLVVACLVAAFLFVRVRAFDRKGATTFVQGYDNTDFVKVAN, encoded by the exons ATGTGTGGGACTATGTGGAGATCCGTGCTGATCCTGACTATATGGCTCCCAGCCACGCTGATAGAC AGCGCGCGCGGCGACGTGGAGTCTGCGTCGCTGCCGCTGGAGCACCGCGCCGTGTACGGCCCGCCGCCCCCGGGGGCGCTGGCCGGGGGCGGGCTCGGGGGCGGCGACGACCCCTGGCCCCTCGCCGCGCCCGACATGCCGCAGATCAAGCACCTGCAGGTGCAGTGCGAGAAGACGCACATGCGCGTCAACATCGAGTTCGACCGGCCCTTCTACGGCATGATCTTCTCCAAGG GTTTCTACAGTGATCCTCACTGTGTTCACTTGAAACCTGGGACTGGTCATCTCAGCACCACCTTCGAAATATTCCTCAACAGCTGCGGTATGTCTTCTTCAGCGAATCACAATGTTGACGGCTATGGCGGCAGTCCCACGCCCAGCGGAAGTTATGTTGAAAACACGATCATCATTCAGTACGATCCCTACGTACAGGAAGTATGGGATCAAGCAAGGAAACTGCGCTGTACTTGGTACGACTTCTACGAGAAAGCAGTTACCTTTAGGCCTTTCCAAGTAGACATGCTACATGCAGTTACAGCGAACTTCCTTGGAGACAATCTTCAGTGTTGGATGCAAATTCAAGTTGGGAAGGGCCCTTGGGCCTCTGAAGTCTCTGGGATTGTTAAAATTGGCCAAACTATGACGATGGTACTTGCCATAAAAGATGACGAAAGCAAGTTTGATATGTTGGTCAGAAACTGCGTTGCTCACGATGGTAAGCGAGCACCAATACAACTTGTTGATCAGTATGGTTGTGTGGTGAGGCCAAAAATTATGAGCAAATTCCAGAAGATCAAGCACTTTGGACCCTCAGCATCTGTAGTGTCATATGCTTACTTCCAGGCTTTTAAGTTCCCCGACTCCATGAACGTCCACTTCCAGTGCGTGATCCAAGTCTGCAGGCATCGCTGCCCGAATCCTAAGTGCGGTGGTTTGAGTGGGGAGTACGGTATACCTGCCCTGGGAGGACCTCATGGCAATGGACTTTCAGGAGAATATGGACCTCCACCTCCTCCAACTGGAGGAAACAGCCTACATTCCGAGTATGGACCTCCTTCCCTTTCCGAATACGGCCTACCTGCTTTCCCTGATCCGAGACACCCTACTGGGCCTTCTGGGGCGTATTCCGAAAACAAAGCAGACGTCGTGCCGCCGCCATCTTCTCAGGCGCAGCAGAGCTCATCTACATCGAACCCTCCGAACTCTTCCTCGGCGCCGCCGCCAGCTCAAGCCCAGTCGACGCACCAGAATGGGGCTCTcggcagcagcagcaacaacatcCACTTGCCCCCGCCGCCCCTGCCTGGACAGCAGGCCGCCTACACTACCGTCAAGAGGAAGGGCGGCGTCATCGACGAGATCGAAGGCAACCTGGCAACCTTGGGCGGACGGCCCAGGTCCGTGGAGGTGGAGTTCCATGGCGCCCGCCGGCGGAGAAGTGCGCCGATGGTCGTCGTCACCAAGGTCTACAAGAGAGAAGCTCAAGAGATGACTGACGTCAACACGAGTAGGATAATTCAAGTCGTAGCCCCAGGAGACGTCAATTTTGCACTAAATGGCGCAGCGAGCAACGAAACTTTAGTTATACAGTCTGCCTCGGCATCACCAGACTCTGGGAGTGTCTGCATGTCAGTTCCGAGTTTTGTTGGAGGGTTGGTAATGCTCCTCTTAGTATTGGTCGTCGCCTGTCTCGTAGCTGCATTCTTGTTCGTGAGAGTAAGAGCTTTCGATAGGAAAGGAGCGACAACTTTTGTTCAAGGATACGACAATACGGATTTTGTGAAAGTGGCTAACTAA